AAATGAGACTCACTTTAAGGATCTTTTTACAGAAGCTGTTACCCCACTCCCTGtaaacaaaataaataaagGATTTACTCTTGTAAAGATGGGTTTCCCTAcaagaatttttgaagagaCACCCTCATTTTGCACCTGTCACTCAAAACTGGTTTATGGTGGATACTTTGTCCGAACTGCAAGAGTAAAGTCTGTTCATTACCTACCGTCTGCCCTTGTTGTGATTTAATGTTGATATTGTCAACACACTTGGCTAGATCCTACCACCATTTAATGccaatcaaaatatttcaagaagTTTCAGTAGAAGAGACATTTCCAACGGAGAATTGCTTTAGTTGTCAAAAGAAATTCCCAAAACTGAGGAACCACAAGACTCGAGATTTGTTAACAAGCTCACGGTACCGTTGTGAAAGCTGTACTCGAGACTTCTGCATCGACTGTGACGTATTTATACACGAGATTCTACATAACTGTCCGGGCTGTGAAGGTCGAGCAGCAATATAGTTCTTTTCTAATATGCATGTTTTTTCATGTAATGGGTACTTTAATCCCCCGTtaaattttttcaagttcaatcaatttttgcaaaaaacaaaaagctCTAATCAGACTTGGTCAGACGGTcatttcaaaaccaaagataGAGTAACAGATTTCTATACAAAGAAGACGCTTGTTGCATAAAACATAGATCgctttttgaaatatagATCGAAGTCCAAATATTAGATTTGACAACTTTATATTTCGCAATTTGGGTTGGTACAAATatccatttttttctttttgaatgGAGATATTTAACGACTTACATCATCCTGAATATATTCCTGGTacttttaatatatattctaGTACTGAACTAGAATCTGACGATTACAACCAAAGCTTCAATGATATAAAAAGAGATCGAAGTGGGGTGGTGTTGATTCCTCAGCCTTCGGATTCGCCGAACGATCCTCTGAACTGGTCTAAGTGCAGGAAAATACTACACTTTGCATTGATGTCCTTCATTACAGCCTTTACAGCAGCCACTAGTAATGGTACAGGGGCAGCTGCAGATTCCCTCCATGATTATTATAACATCACATATGATTCTTTGAATGCTGGTGCAggtgttttgttttttggcATTGGCTGGGCGACGTTAATTTTCGCACCATTGCCATCGTTGTATGGTAGAAGACTAACTTATTTTATTTGCATATTTCTGGGCCTGTGTGGCGCTTTATGGTTTGCTAGAACTTCCAAGACAAGAGATGTTATATGGTCCCAGCTTTTTGTTGGTATTAGCGAATCTTGTGCTGAGGCCCATGTACAACTGTCTCTCACAGATATTTTCTTCCAACACCAGTTAGGCTCTGTTTTAACCGTATACATTATGTCCATATCAGTTGGTACCTTTCTGGGTCCACTAATTGGCAGATATATTGCAACACTGGCGAACTTTCGATGGCTTGGCTGGTGTGCTGCTATAATGTCTGGTGCACTGCTGGTGTGGATTTATTTTGGCTGTGAAGAGACCTATTTTGATAGGCACCTGTATATGACGCCATATTCTAAACATTCTATTATCAACAAGTCGGTGGATGAACTTCCAACTTCTGTAGATGAGGGCGAGGATGCTACTTCAAATAAAGACGGTCCAATAACGGCTACGGGGCAAACAATTTCAACAGAAAAATGCATTACTTTTGATAAAGAGTTAATAAATGGTTCCAAAGaacctttgaaaaaatacCATAAGCGAATTAAATTAATCACAAAAGCCACGAACTTAAAAGGTTGGGGAGTTAAACAATATTTCAGATATTTGGGTACCAACCTAAGAATGTTTTTATTCCCACCAGTTTGGTTGTCTGGGTTATTTTGGGGAATACAGGatgtttttttgtctttttaTCTCACTACACAGGATACTTACTTTTACGATGAACCTTGGAATTATTCTGCCTATAGTGTTGCACTGATGAATGTGCCTACTTTGGCAGGTGCAGTTATTGGTTGCATGTATGCTGGTGTAATCAGTGACGTTTTTGTCCTGTGGATGGCAAGGAGAAACAGAGGAATCTTGGAAGCAGAGTACCGTCTCTACTTTTctggagcagcagcagcactCGGCTCTTCTGGATTGATGATGTTTGGTATTGGTGCTGAGAACGCATTGCCGCCGCCAGTAATATATGTGGGATTGGGATTCATCGGATTTGCGTGGGGTTGCTCTGGAGATA
This Eremothecium cymbalariae DBVPG#7215 chromosome 5, complete sequence DNA region includes the following protein-coding sequences:
- the HOL1 gene encoding Hol1p (similar to Ashbya gossypii ADR337C) — encoded protein: MEIFNDLHHPEYIPGTFNIYSSTELESDDYNQSFNDIKRDRSGVVLIPQPSDSPNDPLNWSKCRKILHFALMSFITAFTAATSNGTGAAADSLHDYYNITYDSLNAGAGVLFFGIGWATLIFAPLPSLYGRRLTYFICIFLGLCGALWFARTSKTRDVIWSQLFVGISESCAEAHVQLSLTDIFFQHQLGSVLTVYIMSISVGTFLGPLIGRYIATLANFRWLGWCAAIMSGALLVWIYFGCEETYFDRHLYMTPYSKHSIINKSVDELPTSVDEGEDATSNKDGPITATGQTISTEKCITFDKELINGSKEPLKKYHKRIKLITKATNLKGWGVKQYFRYLGTNLRMFLFPPVWLSGLFWGIQDVFLSFYLTTQDTYFYDEPWNYSAYSVALMNVPTLAGAVIGCMYAGVISDVFVLWMARRNRGILEAEYRLYFSGAAAALGSSGLMMFGIGAENALPPPVIYVGLGFIGFAWGCSGDIAMAYLMDCYPEMVLEGMACTSVINNTLSCVFTFCCSQWLESFGTKNTYIILGLINLAITFLAVPMLIFGKRIRAWTKDWYTQSVELRESVRRT